Part of the Kitasatospora sp. NBC_00374 genome is shown below.
GATACCGTGGGGTGGTGCGGGCTCGGTGCAAAGTTGGTGCGGATCAAGCGGTGTCCGGCGTTCCGCCTGGGCTGCTGACGGGCGGTCAGCCCGCGGCGAGACAGCGGTCGCGCTCGGCGCGGACGTCCGGGTCCTCCTCCTCGGAGAGCAGGGTGTCCAGGAGCTCGGCGGCGCGTTCGGGGCGGCCGGACTCCCGGAGGGCGACCGCCAGGTTGAAGCGGATCTCCGGATCGGGGGAGAGTTCGGCGGCCCGCTCCAGCGCGCTGAGCGCCGCGGGCAGGTCGCCCTGCTCGTAGGCGAGGCCGCCGCGCAGCGCCCAGGCCGGGGCGTACTCGGGGGCCGCCGCCAGGGCGAACCCGAGCGCCCGCAGGGCCTCTTCCGCAGCCCCGGCCTCGACGTGCAACTGGGCCTTGAGGCACCAGAGTTCGGGGCTGTTCGGGGTGAGCGCCAGGCCGGCCTCGGCGTCCTGCCAGGCGTCCTGCAGGCGGCCGAGCGCGAGCAGCAGGCCGCCGCGGTTGAGATGGGCGTCGGGGAAGGCCGGGTCGAGTTCGAGGACGTACCCGAAATCGTCCACCGCCCCTTCCAGGTCGCCGAGTTCGGCGCGGACGTCGGCGCGGTTGTAGTAGGCCTCGGGGAACGGCGGGGAGAGTCGTACGGCCTGTTCGAAGTCGGCGAGGGCCTCGACCGGGCGGCCCAGGCCCCGGCGGGCGATACCGCGGTCGAAGTGGTACTCGGCGTAGTTGGGGTCGAGCGTGATGACCTCGGTGAAGTCGGCGATCGACTCCTCGTGCATCCCCAGCTGCCCGGTGACCTGGGCCCGGTTGTGTCGCAGCACCGAGCGGTGCAGGGCGTGTTCGTCCGGGTCGAGGGTCTCGTCCAGCGTGGCGAGGCAGCTGTCGAGCAGGGTGAGCGCGCCCGTCAGGTTGCCCTGGTGCAGTTCGATCAGGGCGAGCCCGTTGCGGTTGAAGACGGCCCGGGCGACCCGCTCCTTGGGGTCGGGCAGCTGTTCGGCCAGGGCGATCGCCAGGTTGATCCAGCCCCGGGCGACCAGGTGGTCGCGCTCCCCGGGCTCGAAGTGACGGGTGTACAGCATCGAGGTCGCGTAGGCGGCCTGCATGTGCACCAGCGGGTGGGTGGAGAGCGCGCGGGCCTCGGTGTAGAAGGGGAGCGAGCGTTCGGGCAGGCCCAGGGCGGCGAGCGAGGTGGTCATCTTGGTGGTGAAGGCCCACCAGGCGTCCAGGTCCTGGTCCGGCCCGGTGAGGGTCAGTCCGCGCTCGCCGAGCTCCACGGTGGCGTGGTAGAAGCCGAGGTCGATGCAGGTGTCCAGGGCCCGGCGCAGTGCGGGGATCCCGGTGCCGGCGGGGTCGCCGCCGTACTGGGCGTGCCAGGTGAGGGCGCCGTGGCCGAGCGACTCCTCGGCGAGCGCGGTGAGTTCCCGGTACCGGCGGTCGTGCAGGGCGGCCCGCCGGTCGGCCGGGAGGGCCAGGTAGGCCTGTTCGGTCCGGGGGTCGTCCGAGGTGCCGTCGCCGTCCACCCAGGCGCGGGCCGGGTCGGCGGGCAGCGGCTGCGGGGCGGCGTCCACGTCGAGGACGGCGCAGTGGGCGGCGAGGGCGGGCGGCAGCGGCGCCTCGACGGGGCCCTCGGGCACGGCCGGGGCGTCGGGGCCGGTGCCGATCACGACGGTGAGCAGCGCGGGGTCGGCCCGGCGCAGCAGGACCGCGAGGAACTCCTGGTCCGTCGGGTCGGCGTGCTGGACGTCCTCGACCGCCAGGGTGCGCGGGCCGTCGTCGAGCGAGCGGACGTACGCGGTGAGGAACTCGACCAGGCCGTGGGTGATCCGCAGGGTGCGCAGCCGGGAGTAGAACCGGGTGCGCTCCTTGGGGATGGCGAGCGAGGTGAGCGTCTCGCGGGTGGCCCGGACGACCGGGCGCAGCTCGGGCGCGGTGGAGAGGATCTCGACGTCGTGCCGGGCCACCGCCTCGGGGCAGCGCACCAGCGCGTCCGGGACGACGGCTCGCAGGATGCCGCCGACGGCGGTGTACGGTCCGCGCAGGCGCCGGTGCGCGCTCACGGTGGCCAGCAGCTCGGGCAGGTCCAGACCGGTGCGGGCGTCGGCCGCGGCGCTGCGGTGGGTGGCCCGGATCCAGTGGTGCCGGTGCTCGGCCATGAGGGTGCTGCCTTTCGTGCGGGGACGGAACGGGACGGGACGGGGAACGCGGAACGGGTGGCGGTCAGGCGGCCTTCGGGGCCCGGGGGGCCCGGGCGGCGCGGCGGTCCCGCAGCGCGATGGCGCCGGCGACCGCCAACTGGGCGGCGCTGAGGGTGAGTACGGTGGCGGAGTCGATCAGCCCGACGGTGGAGCCGCCGCCGGTGAACCGGCCGAGCACCCCGGCCACGACGTGGTAGCTCATCGGCACGGCGGTGGTGACGCCGAGCAGGATGGTGAACGCGTAGCCGAACACCATCAGCCAGCTGTACCAGCGGGCGACCCTCAGGTCGGTGGGGTGCAGGTGCGCGTCGTCCTCGGCTGGGCGGCGGGTGAGCCGGCGGATCCGCCGGCGCAGCACGAAGGTGGCGGCGCTGTGCAGGTCGACGCAGCCGAGCAGGGTGGTCATCAGCAGGTACAGGTCGGTGCGCAGGTAGAACAGCAGCTGCCAGGCGAGCCGCAGCACGGTCGCGTAGGCCAGCGCCAGGCAGAGCGCGGCCACGAGGGGGAGACTGCCGTCCGGCCGGCGCAGCAGGTCGGCGGCCAGGGTCAGCACGGCCAGCGCGAGCACGTCCGCGAGCATCCCGGCGAGGATCGGCAGGTACCGCCGGCGGCGCGGGACGGCGACCAGTCCGTCCATCGAGGTCTCGGCGACCACGTAGTAGAGCCGGCGCCCGAGGCTGAACCGGGAGTGCAGGCCGAGCCGGCGCCCGGCGAGCGCGTGGAAGGCCTCGTGCAGGGCGATCAGCGGGGTCTGGCCGACCAGCAGGAACAGCACGATGAGGCTGTAGTACGGGGTGAAGAAGATGTGGTGGTAGTCCGGGAGGAGGTCCGGGGTCCGGACGCACTCGACCAGCCAGAGGGCGGTGACGGCGGCGTAGCAGACCCAGGCCGGGGCGCTGAACAGCGCGCGGCCGAGCCGCTGGTGGCGGACGGGGCGGGTCTCGGCTGCGCTCTCGTCCGCGCCGCGCAGGAAGCCCAGCTCGTCGAGTGAGTCGAGCAGGTCCCGGATGTCGACGTCCTCGCCCCACCGTTCACGGTAGGACGCGGCGGCCCGGTTCGGGGGTGTGCCCTCGGCGAGCAGGTGGACCAGGTACGCGCCGTCGGCCGGCAGCACCACGTAGGTGTCGGTGTCGGCGCGGCCCACCACGACCTCGTCCCCCTCGGGGTGGAAGACCAGCGGGTGCATCGGCTGCGGCAGGTCCAGCGGGTTCCGGGCGGTGTCGCTGTCCGGACGGGGTGGCAAGGCAACCTCCTGCGTGCGGAAACCGCCGAGCCGGGCCGTCCGCGGCAGGCGCGAACGACCCGGTGCGGTACTGGATCAGGCCTGGGCGACGATGATGCAGTCCCAAGGCGCGTACAGGGCCTTGGCGGCGCTGGTCATCCGGACCGGGCCGGCCTTGCGAATGGCGATCTTCTTCATGCGGAAACACCCCTTTCACGGGTTACGGGTGACGGGATCGGCCGATCAGACGTCGAGCATGCACGCCCACGGCGCGTACAGCGCCTTGGCGGCACTGGTCAGGCGGACCGGGCCGGCCTTGCGAATGGCGATCTTCTTCATGCGGGAGCACCCCCTCCACAGGTGTGGGCAGCGGGCTGCCGTACGGGTCAGTTCGCGACGACGATGCAGTCCCACGGCGCGTACAGGGCCTTGGCGGCGCTGGTCATGCGGACCGGGCCGACCTTGCGGATGGCGATCTTCTTCATGCGGAATCACCCCCTTGAGGAAGTGCGCAGCAGCGAAGGGTCGCTGAGATGAACACCGGTGTGACGGGTCGTCATTTCAGCTGGCTCAGCATGGCGGTGGTCAATCAAGCGTGTCAACGGATGTGAATGGAGATGTCTCCATGTTTCATCTCCGATCATGAGGGGAGGGTGTCGGGCGGGGGGTGCGGGCATACGGAAGAGCCCGACGCCGTTGGGGCGTCGGGCTGGTGACGGTACGTCAGGTCAGGTCATGGGCGGCGTCGCGGATCAGGCCGCGTGCGAGCGCTCACGTGGCCGCTCGGCCGGCTGCTCGGCCGCCTCGGCGCGGGCCAGGTCGTGGTGGATCGGGCCGTGGCCGGCGGAGAGCGGCAGGCAGCTGCCGCCGCGTCGGTGGGCGACGATCTCGGCGGCGACCGAGACGGCGGTCTCCTCGGGGGTGCGGGCGCCGAGGTCCAGGCCGATCGGCGAGCGCAGCCGGCCGATCTCGGCGTCGGTCAGGCCGACCTCGCGCAGCCGGGCGTTGCGGTCCCGGTGGGTCCGGCGGGAGCCCATCGCGCCGACGTAGCCGACCGGCAGCCGCAGCGCGCGCTCCAGCAGCGGGATGTCGAACTTCGCGTCGTGGGTGAGCACGCACAGCACGGTGCGGCCGTCGATCCGGTCGAGCTGGGAGTCCAGGTAGCGGTGCGGCCAGTCGACCACGACCTCGTCGGCGTCCGGGAAACGGCGCGCGGTGGCGAACACCGGGCGGGCGTCGCAGACCGTCACCCGGTAGCCGAGGAACCTGCCGATCCGCACCACGGCGGCGGCGAAGTCGATGGCGCCGAAGACCAGCATCCGGGGAGCCGGCACGTAGGACTCGACGAAGAGGGTGACGGTGCCCTGCCCCTCGTCGTCGCACGGCCGGCCGTCGAGGCCGAGCACCAGCCGGCCGGTGCGGCCGGCGTCCAGCATCGCGCGGGCCTCGGCGACCACCGCGCGTTCCAGCGGTGCGGTCGTCGAGGGGGCGGGGGAGAGCGCGCCGTGGTGGGCGTCGGCGGTGACGGCGACGGTGGCGCCGAGCAGTCCGGCCGGTCCGGCGATCACCCGGGCGAGCGCGACCGGGGTGCCGGAGGCGATGTACGCGATCCCGGCGTCCAGGGCGGGGTCGGCGCCGGGGACGACCGGCTGCACGAAGACGTCCAGGATGCCGCCGCAGGTCAGACCGACCGCGAAGGCGTCCTCGTCGCTGTAGCCGAAGCGTTCCAGGACGGGCTCGCCGCTCTCGATCGCCGCCCGGCACAGCTCGTACACCGCGCCCTCGACACAGCCGCCGGAGACCGAGCCGATCGCCTCGCCGACGGCGTCCACGGCCAGGGCGGCACCCGGATCACGCGGCGCGCTGCCGGAGACCCCGACCACGGTGGCCACGGCGAAGGACCGCCCGGCGGCGTGCCAGGCGTGCAGCTGCTCGGCGATGTCCTGCATGTCCGGTGCTCCTTACCAGTCGAGTGTGCACGGTGTACGGAAGGTGCCGCGGTACGGGGCGGGTGGCCCCCGTACCGCGGCGGGTGGGCGGGCGGTGCCTAGTGCACGCCCAGCCAGTCCTTGATCGGGACGAGCGCGAAGTAGATCACGAAGACCCCGGTCAGGATCCACATCAGCGGGCCGGGCTCGCGCCACTTGCCGGTGCCGGCCTTGATGACCGTGTAGGAGATGACACCCGCGGCGACACCGGCGGTGATGCTGTAGGTGAACGGCATCAGGACGCAGGTGAGGAAGGCCGGGATGGCGACCTCGCGGTCCGACCAGTCGATGTGCCGGGCCTGGCTCATCATCATCGAGCCGATCACCACCAGGGCGGCGGCGGCGACCTCGACCGGGACGATCGCGGCGAGCGGCGAGAAGAACAGCATCAGGGCGAACATCGCGCCGGTGATGGCGGAGGCCAGGCCCGTCCGGGCGCCGTCGCCGACACCGGTGGCCGACTCGACGAACACGGTCTGGCCGGAGGCACCGGACAGGCCGCCGATGGCGCCGCCGGCGCCGTCGATGAACAGCGCCTTGGACAGGCCGGGCATCCGGCCCTGCCGGTCCGCGAGGCCGGCCTCGGTGCCGACGCCGATGATGGTGGCCATCGCGTCGAAGAAGCCGGCCAGCACCAGGGTGAAGACCGCGACCGTGGCGCTGATCGCGCCGAGACCGTGGCTGCCGAACGCGCCGAACAGGTCGACACTGCCGAACAGGCCGAAGTCGGGCGCCGAGACCGGGCTGCCCGGCCACACCGGGGCGGAGCTGCTCCAGGTCTTGGCCGGCAGGTCGACGACCGCGTTGACGACGAACGCGACCACGGTGCCGCCGGCGATGCCGATCAGGATCGCGCCGCGGACGTTGCGGGCCAGCAGGACGAAGATCGTCAGCAGCGTGAGGCAGAAGACCAGGACGGGCCAGCCGGACAGCTCGCCGAACGCGCCGAGCGAGACCGGGGTCGGGCCGCCGGTGTGCACGAAGCCCGCCTTGACCAGGCCGATCAGGGCCACGAACAGGCCGATGCCGATGGTGATGGCGTGCTTGAGCGGCAGCGGGATGCCGTTCATGATCTTCTCGCGCAGCCCGGAGACGACCAGCAGCACGATCAGCAGACCGTAGATCATACAGAGGCCCATGGCCTGCGGCCAGGTGGTGTGCGGGACGACCAGGGCGGATATCGCGCCGGAGACCGAGAGGCCTGCGGCCACCGCCAGCGGGACGTTGCCGACCACGCCCATCAGGATCGTGGTGACCGCCGCCGCGAGCGCGGTCGCCGTGGTGAGCTGCGCGTGGTCCAGCTTGAGGCCGTTGACGTCGGCGCCGCTCAGGATGATCGGGTTGAGCAGGACGATGTAGGCCATCGCCATGAACGTGGTGAGGCCGCCTCGGAGCTCGTTGCCGAGGCTGGAGCCCCGGGCGGAGATCTTGAAGTAGGCGTCCAGCGCGTTTCTCGGCGGGGCTGCTGCCGGTGGCGAGGTGAGGGGCTCGTCAGCGGCGGGTGCTTCTTCAGTGGTGCCGGGCTCCGTCGGGATCCGGGTCATGTCCACTCCCAAGGTTCAAAGGGGGTTGGGGTGGGCGAGCCGACCTTTTCGCCAGGCATAGGAGCAGGCGCAGGGGGACTGTTCGACTCACGATGTGCATGTGCGGTGGGCTGCGGCGCGGGGGTGGTGCGCACCGCTGCAGAGCCCCGGCGTGGGAGAGGCAGCGGGATGGTGCACGTTTGTTGCGTGGGGGTGGTGCTCTGGTTTCTCTTGTGGAGCTGTCTCTTGTGGAACTGCCCCGGGGCGGCGGGGAAGACGGTCGCCGCCCCGGGGAGGTCTGGTGGGGGCTAGAGCGTTCCGGTGAGGTGCTCGGGCCGGACCGGGATGCGGTTCAGGGCGATGCCGGTGGCCTGTCGGATCGCGGCGACGATCGACGGCGTGGCGGAGACGGTGGGGGCCTCGCCGACACCGCGCAGCCCGTACGGGGCGTTCGGGTCGGGCAGTTCCAGGATGTCCACCGGGATCGGCGGGGTGTCCAGGATGGTGGGGATCAGGTAGTCGGTGAAGGACGCGTTGCGCACCTTCCCGTCCTTGACGATGATCTCCTCCATCACGGCCAGGCCGAGCGCCTGGGTGCAGCCGCCCTGGATCTGGCCGACCACCGACAGCGGGTTCAGCGCCTTGCCGACGTCCTGGGCCGCGGTCAGCTCGACCACCTTGATCAGGCCCAGCTCGACGTCCACGTCGACCACCGCGCGGTTGGCGCAGAAGGTGTACTGGACGTGACCGAAGCCCTGCCCGGTCTCCTTGTCGAAGGGGACGGTCGGACGGTGGTGGTGCTCGCGGGTGAGGTCGATCGCCTCGTCGCCGAGCAGGTCCACCATCGAGATCAGCGCGCCCGCGCTCCGCGAGACCACCTTGCCGTCGACCAGGTCGATGTCGAGCTGGGTCCAGCCGTAGCGCCGGCGGCCCTTCTCGATCAGCGCCTGCTTGACCGCCTCGGCGGCGAGCTTCACCGCACCGCCGGTCATGTAGGTCTGCCGGGAGGCGGAGGTGGAGCCCGCCGAGCCGACCTCGGTGTTGGCCGGGTGGATGGTGACCTGCTCGACGCCCAGCTCGGTACGGGCGATCTGGGCGTGCACGGTGACGCCGCCCTGGCCGACCTCGGCCATCGCGGTGTGCACCATGGCGACCGGCTCGCCGCCGATGACCTCCAGGCGGACCCGGGCGGTGGAGTAGTCGTCGAAGCCCTCGGAGAAGCCGACGTTCTTGATGCCGACCGAGTAGCCGATGCCGCGGACGATGCCCTCGCCGTGCGAGGTGTTGGACAGCGCGCCGGGCAGCGTGCGGACGTCGAGGTTGTCGAGGTCCAGCGGCGGCGGCAGCGGCATGTCCTTGACCCGCTGCAGCAGCTCGGCGACCGGGGCCGGCGAGTCGATCTGCTGGCCGGTGGGCAGACGGTCGCCCTCGGCCATCGCGTTCAGCTGGCGCAGCTCGACCGGGTCCATGCCGAGCTCGGCCGCGAGCCGGTCCATCTGGGTCTCGTAGCCGAAGGCCGCCTGCACCGCGCCGAACCCGCGCATCGCGCCGCAGCTCGGGTTGTTGCTGTAGAGCGCGATGGCGTGCATCTTCACGTTCGGGATCACGTACGGGCCGTGGCCGAGCGAGGCGGCGTTGCCGACGACGGCGGGCGAGGCGGAGGCGTACGCGCCGCCGTCCAGCACGATCCGGCAGTCGGCGAAGACCAGCTTGCCGTCGCGGGTCGCGCCGTGCTCGTAGAACATCCTCGCCGGGTGGCGGTGCACGTGGCCGAAGAAGGACTCGTCCCGGGCATAGACGATCTTGACCGGCTTGCCGGTGCGCTGGGCCAGCAGCGAGGCGTGGATCTGCATGGACAGGTCCTCGCGGCCGCCGAAGGCGCCGCCGACGCCCGCCAGGGTGAGGCGGACCTTCTCCTCCGGCAGGGCGAGCACGGGGGCCATCTGCTGGCGGTCCACGTGCAGCCACTGGGTGGCGACGTAGAGGTCGATGCCGCCGTCCTCGGCGGGCACCGCCAGGCCGGACTCCGGGCCGAGGAAGGCCTGGTCCTGCATGCCGACCTCGTAGGTGCCGCTGACGATGACGTCCGCCATCGCCCGCACCTC
Proteins encoded:
- a CDS encoding tetratricopeptide repeat protein; protein product: MAEHRHHWIRATHRSAAADARTGLDLPELLATVSAHRRLRGPYTAVGGILRAVVPDALVRCPEAVARHDVEILSTAPELRPVVRATRETLTSLAIPKERTRFYSRLRTLRITHGLVEFLTAYVRSLDDGPRTLAVEDVQHADPTDQEFLAVLLRRADPALLTVVIGTGPDAPAVPEGPVEAPLPPALAAHCAVLDVDAAPQPLPADPARAWVDGDGTSDDPRTEQAYLALPADRRAALHDRRYRELTALAEESLGHGALTWHAQYGGDPAGTGIPALRRALDTCIDLGFYHATVELGERGLTLTGPDQDLDAWWAFTTKMTTSLAALGLPERSLPFYTEARALSTHPLVHMQAAYATSMLYTRHFEPGERDHLVARGWINLAIALAEQLPDPKERVARAVFNRNGLALIELHQGNLTGALTLLDSCLATLDETLDPDEHALHRSVLRHNRAQVTGQLGMHEESIADFTEVITLDPNYAEYHFDRGIARRGLGRPVEALADFEQAVRLSPPFPEAYYNRADVRAELGDLEGAVDDFGYVLELDPAFPDAHLNRGGLLLALGRLQDAWQDAEAGLALTPNSPELWCLKAQLHVEAGAAEEALRALGFALAAAPEYAPAWALRGGLAYEQGDLPAALSALERAAELSPDPEIRFNLAVALRESGRPERAAELLDTLLSEEEDPDVRAERDRCLAAG
- a CDS encoding XdhC family protein, which produces MQDIAEQLHAWHAAGRSFAVATVVGVSGSAPRDPGAALAVDAVGEAIGSVSGGCVEGAVYELCRAAIESGEPVLERFGYSDEDAFAVGLTCGGILDVFVQPVVPGADPALDAGIAYIASGTPVALARVIAGPAGLLGATVAVTADAHHGALSPAPSTTAPLERAVVAEARAMLDAGRTGRLVLGLDGRPCDDEGQGTVTLFVESYVPAPRMLVFGAIDFAAAVVRIGRFLGYRVTVCDARPVFATARRFPDADEVVVDWPHRYLDSQLDRIDGRTVLCVLTHDAKFDIPLLERALRLPVGYVGAMGSRRTHRDRNARLREVGLTDAEIGRLRSPIGLDLGARTPEETAVSVAAEIVAHRRGGSCLPLSAGHGPIHHDLARAEAAEQPAERPRERSHAA
- a CDS encoding NCS2 family permease, producing MTRIPTEPGTTEEAPAADEPLTSPPAAAPPRNALDAYFKISARGSSLGNELRGGLTTFMAMAYIVLLNPIILSGADVNGLKLDHAQLTTATALAAAVTTILMGVVGNVPLAVAAGLSVSGAISALVVPHTTWPQAMGLCMIYGLLIVLLVVSGLREKIMNGIPLPLKHAITIGIGLFVALIGLVKAGFVHTGGPTPVSLGAFGELSGWPVLVFCLTLLTIFVLLARNVRGAILIGIAGGTVVAFVVNAVVDLPAKTWSSSAPVWPGSPVSAPDFGLFGSVDLFGAFGSHGLGAISATVAVFTLVLAGFFDAMATIIGVGTEAGLADRQGRMPGLSKALFIDGAGGAIGGLSGASGQTVFVESATGVGDGARTGLASAITGAMFALMLFFSPLAAIVPVEVAAAALVVIGSMMMSQARHIDWSDREVAIPAFLTCVLMPFTYSITAGVAAGVISYTVIKAGTGKWREPGPLMWILTGVFVIYFALVPIKDWLGVH
- the pucD gene encoding xanthine dehydrogenase subunit D; this encodes MSTRTIQGQKNLQDIRQASKDGIGGSPLRPDGNLKVKGEFAYSSDMWHEDMLWGMALRSPHPRANILGVDISEALKLPGVYAVLTHEDIPGSKFYGLEIQDQPALAIDKVRYHGEAIALVAADHPETARRAVKKIKVEYEVLTPIVTEEQCLAPEIHGYVHEPHEFKSHGHGNICHEQRLVSGLGVTDEVRAMADVIVSGTYEVGMQDQAFLGPESGLAVPAEDGGIDLYVATQWLHVDRQQMAPVLALPEEKVRLTLAGVGGAFGGREDLSMQIHASLLAQRTGKPVKIVYARDESFFGHVHRHPARMFYEHGATRDGKLVFADCRIVLDGGAYASASPAVVGNAASLGHGPYVIPNVKMHAIALYSNNPSCGAMRGFGAVQAAFGYETQMDRLAAELGMDPVELRQLNAMAEGDRLPTGQQIDSPAPVAELLQRVKDMPLPPPLDLDNLDVRTLPGALSNTSHGEGIVRGIGYSVGIKNVGFSEGFDDYSTARVRLEVIGGEPVAMVHTAMAEVGQGGVTVHAQIARTELGVEQVTIHPANTEVGSAGSTSASRQTYMTGGAVKLAAEAVKQALIEKGRRRYGWTQLDIDLVDGKVVSRSAGALISMVDLLGDEAIDLTREHHHRPTVPFDKETGQGFGHVQYTFCANRAVVDVDVELGLIKVVELTAAQDVGKALNPLSVVGQIQGGCTQALGLAVMEEIIVKDGKVRNASFTDYLIPTILDTPPIPVDILELPDPNAPYGLRGVGEAPTVSATPSIVAAIRQATGIALNRIPVRPEHLTGTL